Proteins encoded within one genomic window of Dyadobacter chenhuakuii:
- a CDS encoding alpha-L-fucosidase: MKLFGSDIRLPFYSLLIVLLCHRVQAQQTFQPDWQSLENHNEVPDWMRDAKFGIYCHWGVYAVPAYNNEHYIQHMHNDSPDYSKLGTYKRHLALYGPLEKFDYHDFIPMFKGEHFNANEWADLFVKGGARFAGPVAEHHDGFAMWDSDLTPFNAKDMGPKRDVVGELEKAIRQRGMKFFTSLHHELNYTNVKMKPGWAGSDLKYAKLYGSTMKKQEWDQMWMDKCKELIDKYHPDVIYHDAWLEQVPEKNLQTYLAHYFNEAEKRKQDVIVTYKGEDIPAGVGMEDHENSNPKNIIAKPWLCDYSIGTGLSYSWGYTEGMEIRQPKEIIHTLIEVVSKNGQMLLNLSPKADGTFPDDQKEVVYKVGRWMWSFGEAIYDTRPFSVFGETTAANQKVYYTQKGKTIYAIFLDWPGDNVAVKLKNLSSQSVNGKLKSVHLLGLKNLVKCESTLSASGLTLTVPAKTRIPSDLAYVFKIETE, encoded by the coding sequence ATGAAATTATTCGGATCGGACATTAGGCTTCCATTTTACTCCTTGTTAATCGTTTTGCTCTGCCATCGGGTTCAGGCTCAGCAAACTTTCCAGCCCGACTGGCAGTCACTTGAAAATCATAATGAAGTTCCGGACTGGATGCGGGATGCGAAGTTTGGGATTTATTGTCATTGGGGCGTGTATGCGGTGCCGGCTTATAATAATGAGCATTACATTCAGCATATGCATAACGACAGCCCGGATTATTCGAAGCTGGGGACTTATAAGCGGCATCTAGCCCTTTACGGGCCTTTGGAAAAGTTCGATTATCACGACTTCATTCCAATGTTCAAGGGCGAGCATTTCAATGCGAATGAGTGGGCGGACCTGTTTGTGAAAGGCGGTGCACGGTTTGCCGGCCCGGTTGCCGAGCATCACGATGGTTTTGCGATGTGGGACAGTGACCTTACGCCTTTCAACGCGAAGGATATGGGGCCGAAAAGGGATGTTGTGGGTGAGCTGGAAAAGGCGATCCGACAGCGGGGGATGAAGTTTTTCACCTCCCTGCACCACGAACTGAATTACACCAATGTAAAAATGAAACCCGGCTGGGCAGGTTCGGATCTGAAGTATGCGAAGCTCTATGGTTCGACCATGAAGAAGCAGGAATGGGACCAGATGTGGATGGACAAATGCAAGGAGCTTATCGACAAATACCATCCCGACGTGATTTACCACGACGCCTGGCTCGAACAAGTGCCTGAAAAAAACCTGCAAACGTATCTTGCACATTATTTTAACGAAGCGGAAAAACGCAAGCAGGACGTAATTGTGACATATAAGGGCGAAGATATTCCCGCCGGCGTTGGCATGGAAGACCATGAAAATTCAAATCCCAAAAACATCATAGCAAAGCCCTGGCTATGCGATTATTCCATCGGAACGGGCCTCTCTTACTCCTGGGGCTACACCGAAGGCATGGAGATCCGCCAGCCCAAAGAGATTATTCATACATTGATTGAAGTGGTCAGCAAGAATGGGCAAATGCTTTTGAACCTCTCACCTAAGGCTGACGGCACATTTCCGGACGACCAGAAAGAAGTGGTTTATAAGGTAGGGCGCTGGATGTGGTCGTTTGGCGAGGCAATTTATGACACCCGGCCATTCAGTGTTTTTGGCGAAACCACGGCCGCAAATCAAAAGGTTTATTATACTCAAAAAGGAAAGACCATTTATGCCATTTTTCTGGACTGGCCGGGTGATAATGTGGCTGTCAAACTCAAAAACCTCAGCTCACAAAGCGTTAACGGGAAACTGAAAAGCGTACATCTGCTGGGCCTGAAAAATCTGGTGAAATGCGAAAGCACACTATCTGCCAGCGGATTGACACTCACTGTCCCTGCAAAAACCAGGATTCCCTCTGACCTCGCTTATGTCTTCAAAATTGAAACGGAATGA
- a CDS encoding aceric acid hydrolase, which produces MNLNKRIITTISAFFLAQMLYAQDNALVNTSKSSFAKLHGTDLNAVQWTQGFWADRFKVCRETMVPELWKTYTDPTISHSFRNFEIAAGLEKGNFKGPSFHDGDFYKTFEAVASMYAATKDKKLDEMMDKAIAVMAKAQREDGYIYTKAIIDQKKSGEAQMFADRLSFEAYNFGHLMTAACVHYRATGKTSLLNVAKKAADFLIGFYNTATPEQSRNAICPSHYMGLSELYRTTRDEKYLTLVKHLISIKGATEGTDDNQDRIPFLKQTKVMGHAVRANYLYAGVADVYAETGDAALLKQLHVMWDDVTQHKMYVTGACGSLYDGVSPDGTSYKPDEVQKVHQAYGRDYQLPNYTAHNETCANIGNVLWNWRMLQITGDAKYADIVELALYNSVLSGINLKGDKFLYTNPLSYSDSLPFAQRWSKDRVSYISKSNCCPPNVVRTVSEVSQYAYSLSDAGVFFNLYGGNNLDTKLKSGALKLTQTTDYPWDGKVNITLQAAPKDPFTMSFRIPGWCSNAKILVNGKAHNSRLVSGTYAEIKGNWKAGDKIEIMLPMPVKLIESNPLVEETRNQIAVKRGPVVYCLESVDLPKGRTIFDVAISVKNNLKPTPLTIENSPVMSLQGDAMLVDKTDWTRKLYREVSTETPKTIPVRLVPYYAWGNRGHNDMSVWLPLAR; this is translated from the coding sequence ATGAATTTAAATAAGAGAATAATCACTACGATTTCCGCATTTTTCCTTGCACAAATGCTTTACGCACAGGATAATGCATTGGTAAACACGTCAAAAAGCTCCTTCGCCAAACTCCACGGCACCGACCTGAACGCCGTGCAATGGACACAAGGATTCTGGGCCGATCGCTTCAAAGTTTGCCGCGAAACCATGGTCCCCGAACTTTGGAAAACCTACACCGATCCGACTATCAGCCATTCTTTCCGCAACTTTGAAATTGCGGCAGGCTTGGAAAAAGGGAACTTCAAAGGGCCTTCTTTCCATGATGGTGACTTTTACAAGACATTTGAAGCCGTCGCGAGCATGTATGCGGCTACAAAGGACAAAAAGCTGGATGAAATGATGGACAAGGCCATCGCCGTTATGGCCAAGGCCCAGCGTGAGGATGGCTATATTTATACCAAAGCGATTATAGATCAAAAGAAGAGCGGCGAAGCTCAAATGTTCGCCGACAGGCTCAGTTTTGAAGCCTACAATTTTGGCCACCTGATGACCGCCGCCTGCGTACATTACCGCGCAACCGGAAAAACGTCATTGTTGAATGTTGCTAAAAAAGCAGCCGATTTTTTAATTGGTTTTTATAACACGGCCACGCCCGAGCAATCCAGAAACGCCATTTGCCCGTCACATTACATGGGTTTATCGGAGCTCTACCGCACAACGCGAGATGAAAAATACCTGACATTGGTCAAGCATCTGATCTCCATCAAAGGCGCAACCGAAGGCACCGATGACAACCAGGACCGGATCCCGTTTTTGAAACAAACCAAAGTCATGGGTCACGCCGTGCGTGCCAATTACCTGTATGCAGGCGTAGCAGATGTGTATGCCGAGACAGGTGACGCCGCGCTGCTGAAACAGCTTCACGTCATGTGGGACGATGTTACCCAGCATAAAATGTATGTTACCGGCGCCTGTGGCTCGCTTTACGACGGCGTCTCCCCGGACGGAACTTCCTATAAGCCCGACGAGGTTCAAAAAGTGCATCAGGCTTACGGCCGGGATTACCAGCTTCCCAACTACACCGCCCACAACGAAACCTGCGCGAACATTGGCAATGTGCTCTGGAACTGGCGGATGCTGCAAATCACGGGCGATGCAAAATACGCGGACATTGTAGAGCTCGCCTTATACAACAGTGTGTTGTCAGGCATTAATTTGAAGGGGGATAAATTTTTGTATACCAATCCATTAAGCTATTCCGATTCGCTTCCTTTTGCGCAACGCTGGTCGAAGGATCGGGTGAGTTATATCTCAAAATCCAATTGCTGCCCGCCTAACGTTGTGCGCACCGTTTCAGAAGTGAGCCAGTATGCTTACAGCCTGTCGGATGCAGGTGTGTTTTTTAATCTGTATGGAGGCAATAATCTGGATACAAAACTCAAATCGGGTGCATTAAAGCTGACCCAGACCACGGATTATCCCTGGGACGGAAAGGTGAATATAACTTTGCAAGCAGCACCCAAAGACCCGTTTACCATGTCTTTCCGCATTCCCGGCTGGTGCAGCAATGCGAAGATATTGGTAAACGGAAAAGCGCACAACAGCAGGCTGGTTTCAGGAACTTACGCAGAAATCAAAGGCAATTGGAAAGCAGGCGACAAGATCGAAATAATGCTTCCTATGCCTGTAAAACTGATCGAATCAAACCCATTGGTGGAGGAAACACGCAACCAGATCGCCGTGAAGCGCGGCCCGGTTGTGTATTGTCTGGAATCGGTGGATTTGCCCAAAGGAAGAACCATTTTCGACGTGGCCATCAGTGTAAAAAATAATTTAAAACCGACACCATTAACCATTGAAAACAGCCCGGTTATGAGCCTGCAAGGCGATGCCATGCTGGTGGATAAAACGGATTGGACCAGAAAACTATACCGGGAAGTTTCCACAGAAACACCAAAAACAATCCCCGTCCGCCTGGTCCCATATTACGCCTGGGGCAACCGCGGGCACAATGATATGTCGGTCTGGCTGCCGCTGGCGCGGTAA
- a CDS encoding 3-keto-disaccharide hydrolase, with protein sequence MKHQQISAILVLNLLLNVVAPAQTLPPASATEDWSVKPPVVMPGERDMPPSDAVVLFGGKQDLGQWVHLDGSAVKWEVNAEGMTIVPKTTDIQTKRKFGNAQVHVEWKTPDPKEDKGMNRGNSGVFLMGLYELQIYESYNYETRIYYNGQAGSVYKQHVPLVNAARKPQAWQTFDIVFTAPVFNADKTLKTPAYMTVLHNNVLILNHVELKGPMVYQGYPKYEYHESKLPLRLQEHGSRVSFRNIWIREF encoded by the coding sequence ATGAAACATCAGCAAATTTCTGCAATCCTAGTTTTAAATCTGCTGCTGAACGTGGTAGCGCCCGCCCAAACCCTCCCACCCGCTTCTGCCACGGAAGACTGGTCGGTGAAACCGCCGGTTGTGATGCCTGGGGAGCGGGATATGCCGCCTTCTGATGCAGTTGTGTTATTTGGCGGGAAGCAGGATTTGGGTCAGTGGGTGCACCTGGATGGGTCGGCCGTGAAATGGGAGGTTAATGCGGAGGGAATGACGATCGTTCCTAAGACGACGGACATTCAGACGAAGCGGAAATTTGGGAATGCGCAGGTTCATGTTGAATGGAAGACGCCCGATCCAAAAGAAGATAAAGGCATGAACCGGGGCAATAGCGGTGTGTTTCTGATGGGACTCTACGAATTACAGATCTACGAATCCTACAATTACGAAACACGGATCTACTACAACGGACAGGCCGGAAGCGTTTACAAACAACACGTTCCGCTGGTAAACGCGGCGCGCAAGCCGCAGGCCTGGCAAACCTTTGACATTGTTTTCACTGCGCCGGTTTTCAATGCCGACAAGACATTGAAAACACCGGCCTACATGACGGTCCTGCACAATAATGTGCTGATCCTCAATCACGTGGAACTGAAAGGACCAATGGTTTACCAGGGCTATCCCAAATACGAATATCACGAATCGAAGCTGCCATTGCGGTTGCAGGAACATGGCAGCCGCGTGAGTTTCCGCAACATTTGGATACGGGAATTTTAA
- a CDS encoding helix-turn-helix domain-containing protein, with amino-acid sequence MKKLKTELEYQHALHDLDVLMKKGEDHISDQEAEMIESLALAIQAFEKTYYPFPIPKTIPEMVELKRFQLKLTQAALADMLGLGKPKLSQILNGKREPDVPFLKAVYQKLGVDPGFLLDNA; translated from the coding sequence ATGAAAAAATTAAAAACCGAGCTTGAATATCAGCATGCTTTGCATGATCTTGATGTTCTGATGAAAAAAGGTGAAGACCATATCTCTGATCAGGAAGCCGAAATGATTGAGTCGCTTGCGCTGGCTATTCAAGCATTTGAAAAAACTTATTACCCTTTCCCTATTCCCAAAACCATCCCCGAAATGGTTGAATTAAAGCGCTTTCAGCTGAAATTGACACAGGCGGCGCTGGCGGATATGCTTGGGCTGGGGAAGCCTAAGCTTTCCCAGATCCTGAATGGCAAGCGCGAGCCGGACGTTCCTTTTTTGAAAGCCGTATACCAAAAACTGGGTGTTGACCCGGGCTTTCTGCTGGATAATGCCTAG
- a CDS encoding alpha-d-galacturonidase, translated as MKKYSLMLGLFLFAFASLAQVKSGDAGSKKINIYLAGPVSNRIAFGAMKLSEALKQNGFAVTMLPKSPKMPPSGKVKTIFIGISSDELMEMIMKDLPKTPAKSPGKEGFQILSSGSKVILSGSDASGALYACLELAERIKNEGKIPENLAISDQPEMVLRGTCIGIQKPVYLPGRTVYEYPYTPENFPWFYDKALWIKYLDMLVENRMNSLYLWNGHPFASLVKLKDYPYAVEVDDETFRKNEEIFSFLTQEADKRGIWVIQMFYNIIVSKPFADKHGIKTQDRKRPITPLIADYTRKSIAAFVEKYPNVGLLITLGEAMDGDDTDVEWFTKTIIPGVKEGLSQHAIQPPIVLRGHDTNPQLVMKAALPLYKNLYTMNKYNGEALTTYQPRGPWAKMHREMSELGSTHIDNVHILANLEPFRYGSADFIQKSVQAMHDVHGANGLHLYPEASYWDWPFSADNVTPRQLQMDRDWVWYKAWARYAWNCRRGRNEEIVYWTKQLGDDFGINNHGKEVLEAYEQAGEIAPKLLRRFGITNGNRQTLTLGMTMSQLVNPKKYRVWAELYNSDGPEGETLTEYVRKESRGEKHVGETPVQIIDEVAEHGKLAVAAIEKAAPHVSKNKEEFARVQNDMYCNQALADFFAEKVKAAASVLKYQNSNNINDLENAIPYLENSVVHFQRLADLTKNTYLYANSMQTAQRRVPVGGDDGKNKTWVELLPYYQQELEHFKGNVSKLRAGANVAAAAQAMLQVADVTLKDKSLKRISWETGQKVFSDRATKISGIAQALQPLQGIQFSAQDRESKQTRITFTNDKPVDVLVGYFQDKDKKFLAAPNLETDASANDRGEAEVRIANAVKLSDLPEVNVHSYRFPAGENTLILGQGRVLVLGFIEANQDLKAMQNDAKANASTTLDWLFE; from the coding sequence ATGAAAAAGTATAGTTTAATGCTCGGGTTGTTTTTGTTTGCATTTGCATCGCTGGCGCAAGTCAAATCCGGTGATGCAGGCAGTAAAAAGATCAACATTTATCTGGCCGGTCCGGTCAGCAACCGCATAGCGTTTGGTGCCATGAAACTATCCGAAGCGCTCAAACAGAATGGCTTTGCAGTGACCATGTTGCCGAAATCTCCCAAAATGCCGCCTTCGGGCAAAGTGAAAACTATTTTCATTGGCATTTCCAGCGATGAGTTAATGGAAATGATCATGAAGGATTTGCCTAAGACTCCCGCAAAAAGTCCGGGTAAGGAAGGCTTTCAAATTTTATCGTCGGGCAGCAAAGTGATCCTTTCTGGTTCCGACGCGTCGGGTGCTTTGTATGCCTGTCTGGAACTGGCTGAGCGGATAAAAAATGAAGGCAAGATTCCGGAGAACCTGGCGATTTCTGACCAACCCGAAATGGTGCTGCGCGGGACTTGCATCGGCATTCAAAAGCCCGTTTATCTTCCTGGTCGCACGGTGTATGAATATCCTTACACGCCTGAGAATTTCCCCTGGTTCTATGATAAGGCACTATGGATCAAGTATCTGGATATGCTCGTCGAGAACCGGATGAACTCCCTTTATCTTTGGAATGGGCATCCTTTTGCTTCATTGGTTAAGCTCAAAGATTATCCCTACGCGGTTGAGGTGGACGACGAGACATTTCGTAAAAATGAAGAGATTTTCAGCTTTCTCACCCAGGAGGCCGACAAGCGTGGGATTTGGGTGATCCAGATGTTTTACAATATCATTGTTTCGAAACCATTTGCCGATAAGCACGGGATCAAAACGCAGGACAGAAAGCGTCCGATCACCCCTCTAATCGCCGACTACACCCGAAAATCCATCGCCGCTTTTGTTGAAAAGTATCCGAATGTTGGCTTGCTCATTACGCTTGGCGAGGCCATGGACGGAGATGATACGGACGTGGAATGGTTTACAAAAACCATTATTCCAGGTGTAAAGGAAGGTTTGTCACAGCACGCAATCCAACCACCGATTGTCCTTCGCGGGCATGACACGAACCCGCAGCTCGTGATGAAAGCCGCACTGCCGCTTTACAAAAATCTGTACACGATGAATAAATACAACGGCGAGGCTTTAACGACTTACCAGCCCCGCGGGCCATGGGCGAAAATGCACCGGGAAATGAGCGAGCTGGGTTCTACACACATTGATAATGTGCACATTTTGGCCAATTTAGAGCCATTTCGGTATGGTTCTGCGGATTTTATTCAAAAAAGTGTCCAGGCGATGCACGACGTTCACGGTGCCAACGGACTGCATTTGTATCCCGAAGCATCCTATTGGGACTGGCCTTTTTCAGCGGACAATGTTACACCACGCCAGCTTCAAATGGATCGTGATTGGGTTTGGTACAAAGCCTGGGCACGTTACGCATGGAATTGCCGCCGCGGCCGGAATGAGGAAATTGTCTATTGGACCAAACAATTGGGTGATGATTTTGGCATAAATAATCACGGAAAAGAGGTGTTGGAAGCCTATGAGCAGGCAGGCGAAATCGCGCCAAAGTTATTGCGGAGGTTTGGGATCACAAACGGAAACCGGCAGACGCTCACATTAGGCATGACCATGAGCCAGCTGGTTAACCCCAAAAAATACAGGGTATGGGCGGAGCTTTATAATTCCGACGGACCTGAGGGTGAAACGCTTACGGAATATGTCCGAAAGGAATCGCGTGGCGAAAAGCACGTGGGGGAAACGCCGGTGCAGATCATTGACGAAGTGGCGGAGCACGGAAAGTTAGCCGTTGCGGCCATTGAAAAAGCAGCGCCGCATGTGAGTAAAAACAAGGAAGAGTTCGCACGCGTACAAAATGACATGTATTGTAATCAGGCGCTAGCCGATTTCTTTGCTGAAAAAGTGAAAGCAGCAGCGTCGGTTTTGAAATATCAAAATTCCAATAATATTAATGATCTTGAAAACGCGATTCCATACCTGGAAAATAGTGTAGTACATTTCCAACGGCTCGCTGATCTGACTAAAAATACCTATTTGTATGCCAACAGCATGCAAACTGCCCAGCGACGCGTACCGGTGGGCGGGGACGATGGCAAAAATAAAACGTGGGTGGAATTGCTGCCCTACTACCAACAGGAATTGGAACATTTTAAGGGCAATGTTTCAAAGTTACGCGCTGGTGCAAATGTCGCAGCGGCAGCACAAGCAATGCTCCAAGTCGCTGACGTTACATTAAAAGACAAAAGTCTGAAACGGATCAGCTGGGAAACCGGCCAGAAAGTCTTCTCAGATCGCGCCACCAAAATTTCCGGAATAGCGCAAGCTTTGCAGCCGTTGCAGGGAATTCAGTTTTCAGCGCAGGATCGGGAAAGTAAGCAGACGCGGATTACGTTCACGAATGACAAGCCGGTTGACGTGCTGGTAGGATATTTCCAGGATAAGGACAAAAAGTTTTTGGCAGCGCCCAACCTTGAAACCGACGCCAGCGCGAATGATCGCGGCGAAGCTGAGGTCCGCATTGCCAATGCTGTAAAGCTATCGGACCTGCCGGAAGTGAATGTGCACAGTTACCGGTTTCCAGCAGGAGAAAATACACTTATTTTAGGCCAGGGAAGGGTTCTTGTACTCGGATTCATTGAGGCAAACCAGGATTTAAAAGCAATGCAGAACGACGCAAAAGCAAACGCTTCAACCACATTGGACTGGCTGTTTGAATAA
- a CDS encoding plastocyanin/azurin family copper-binding protein, with amino-acid sequence MVRCAIVALLFICAVNALAQNVLENESKFYKISTVPVPDSIMLEVGGLAFTDDDKLGVATRRGEIWVIDDPYQKRSRTPGYSLFASGLHEPLWLAYKKGAFYTTQRSELTKMSDSNGDGLADLFQTVYSWPISGNYHEYSYGPLILPNGEMLVTLNLSWVGRGESLTKWRGWMLKITEDGKMTPFATGMRSPAAFGLNAYGDIFVAENQGDWIGSGRITHLNAGDFAGHPAGLKWASEPGSPIDLERSSFTDSIGIMYDYAMGKPHFKVPSIWFPHTVMGISTSAIVSMDSEEAGPFKGQLLVGDQGHSKIMRAFLEKVNGQYQGACFPFREGFASGILRMAWGSDHSLFVGMTSRGWASTGKELFGLQRLIFPEQFPLEIKAMRITTTGFELEFTKPIDKAVAGATENYKMTGFTYSYHKKYGSPVINSGNCHVEKAEISEDGTKVKLTVNGLRAGYIHELKIANLATPKGEKLLHPEAYYTINSFPEGTSHTHHAMAHSQAPASATGCGTDPTKSIHEQPSEWKTGADVTINMATKPGLKFDKEILEVKAGSKVKLVFDNNDDMLHNLVVITPGKGEEVGQLAMDMGLNGTNAGYIPDTKSVLFHTCLIQPETSQTIYFTAPKPGDYPFICSFPGHSFVMKGVMKVR; translated from the coding sequence ATGGTAAGGTGCGCAATTGTTGCATTGTTGTTCATCTGCGCGGTGAATGCTCTTGCTCAGAATGTTTTAGAAAATGAAAGTAAATTTTACAAAATATCGACAGTGCCTGTGCCCGACAGCATTATGCTGGAAGTAGGCGGACTGGCATTCACCGATGATGACAAACTCGGCGTGGCCACGAGGCGCGGCGAGATCTGGGTGATTGACGATCCATATCAGAAAAGAAGCCGGACACCAGGTTATTCGCTCTTCGCCAGTGGGTTGCACGAACCGCTTTGGCTGGCTTACAAGAAGGGCGCTTTTTATACTACGCAGCGCTCCGAGCTCACCAAAATGTCGGACAGCAACGGCGATGGCCTGGCGGACCTGTTCCAAACCGTTTACTCCTGGCCGATCTCCGGAAACTATCACGAATACTCATACGGCCCGCTGATCCTGCCGAACGGCGAAATGTTGGTGACGCTTAATCTGAGTTGGGTGGGCCGCGGCGAAAGCCTTACCAAATGGCGCGGATGGATGCTTAAAATTACAGAGGATGGCAAAATGACGCCCTTTGCCACGGGTATGCGTTCGCCGGCAGCCTTTGGGCTGAATGCTTACGGAGACATTTTCGTGGCAGAAAACCAGGGCGACTGGATCGGCTCAGGGCGCATCACGCACCTGAACGCAGGCGATTTCGCAGGGCATCCGGCAGGGTTGAAATGGGCATCGGAACCAGGTTCACCTATTGATTTGGAACGCTCCTCTTTTACCGATTCCATTGGCATTATGTACGATTATGCAATGGGGAAACCGCATTTCAAAGTCCCGAGCATTTGGTTTCCACACACGGTGATGGGCATTTCCACTTCTGCGATCGTGTCCATGGATTCGGAAGAAGCCGGGCCTTTCAAAGGGCAGCTGCTCGTTGGTGATCAAGGGCATAGCAAAATTATGCGTGCATTTTTGGAAAAAGTGAATGGCCAGTATCAGGGCGCTTGTTTTCCATTTCGCGAGGGCTTTGCTTCTGGTATTTTGCGCATGGCCTGGGGAAGCGATCACTCCCTATTTGTTGGCATGACGAGCCGCGGCTGGGCGTCGACCGGGAAAGAGCTTTTTGGTTTACAAAGACTGATTTTTCCAGAACAATTCCCATTGGAAATCAAGGCAATGCGCATTACAACAACCGGTTTTGAACTTGAATTTACCAAACCCATAGACAAAGCGGTTGCTGGTGCCACAGAGAATTATAAAATGACCGGTTTTACTTACAGCTACCACAAAAAATACGGCAGCCCGGTTATCAATTCAGGAAATTGCCATGTGGAAAAAGCGGAAATTTCAGAAGATGGGACAAAGGTGAAACTGACTGTTAACGGGCTTCGTGCAGGCTACATTCATGAGTTAAAAATTGCAAACCTGGCGACACCGAAAGGCGAAAAGTTGCTTCATCCCGAGGCCTATTACACCATTAATTCATTCCCAGAAGGCACCAGCCATACGCACCATGCCATGGCACATTCGCAAGCACCCGCATCAGCGACAGGCTGCGGGACTGATCCTACCAAATCCATTCACGAGCAGCCCTCAGAATGGAAAACGGGAGCTGATGTGACGATCAATATGGCCACCAAGCCGGGGTTGAAATTTGACAAAGAAATTCTGGAAGTGAAGGCAGGCAGCAAGGTGAAGCTCGTGTTCGATAACAATGATGACATGCTTCATAATCTGGTGGTTATCACACCGGGAAAAGGCGAAGAAGTGGGTCAGCTGGCCATGGATATGGGCCTCAACGGCACCAATGCCGGCTACATCCCGGACACTAAATCCGTCCTCTTCCACACCTGCCTCATCCAACCCGAAACCTCCCAAACCATCTATTTCACCGCCCCAAAACCAGGCGACTACCCATTCATATGCAGCTTCCCCGGGCATTCGTTCGTGATGAAAGGGGTTATGAAGGTGCGGTGA
- a CDS encoding type II toxin-antitoxin system HigB family toxin, which yields MKQCFYFENNIIILGIFNFGVLVIVSHKAIREFCIKNPAWQQALEKWYKETAACDWSNFSDIKKTFNSVDSVGNGLFVFNIAGNNCRLVARIFFKKRTLFIRFVGTHKQYDHLDISTL from the coding sequence TTGAAACAATGTTTTTATTTCGAAAACAATATTATAATTTTGGGAATATTTAATTTTGGCGTTTTGGTAATTGTTTCGCACAAGGCTATCAGGGAATTTTGCATCAAGAATCCGGCTTGGCAGCAGGCTCTGGAAAAGTGGTATAAAGAAACGGCCGCCTGCGATTGGTCAAATTTTAGCGATATCAAAAAGACATTTAACTCGGTTGATTCAGTTGGAAATGGGCTTTTTGTGTTCAACATTGCTGGTAACAATTGCCGGTTGGTAGCGAGGATATTTTTTAAGAAACGGACATTATTTATCCGGTTTGTTGGCACACACAAACAATATGATCACTTAGATATCTCAACATTATAA